From the Castor canadensis chromosome 9, mCasCan1.hap1v2, whole genome shotgun sequence genome, one window contains:
- the Pigy gene encoding phosphatidylinositol N-acetylglucosaminyltransferase subunit Y: protein MFLSLPTLTVLIPLISLAGLFYSASVEENFPQGCTSTASLCFYSLLLPITIPVYVFFHLWTWMGIKLFRHN from the coding sequence atgtttctATCTCTGCCAACCTTGACTGTTCTTATTCCGCTAATCTCCTTAGCAGGACTGTTCTACTCTGCCTCTGTGGAAGAAAACTTCCCGCAGGGCTGCACCAGCACAGCCAGCCTTTGCTTTTACAGTCTGCTCTTGCCAATTACCATACCAGTGTATGTGTTCTTCCACCTTTGGACTTGGATGGGCATTAAACTCTTCAGGCATAACTAG